The Synergistaceae bacterium genome segment TTATTCAGGGCTGACGGGACTCGGCTCAATCTGCTTTTTTCTTCGATTTTTCCAGCAGCGAGGCCACGAGCTTCACGGCGCCCACCGCGTCGGGAGAGTATCCATCCGCTCCAATGCGAACACTGTAGTCGTCGCTGACGGAGGCTCCTCCCACGATCACCCGAACTTCGGGAAGATTTCTATGGAGCGTCTCCACGTTTTCTTCCATGTGAAACATGGTACTCGTCATCAGAGCCGAAAGACCCACGATTTCCGCGTTGTTTTCCCGGGCGGCCTTTTCGATTTCCGCACAGGGGACGTTTTTGCCCAAATCCACAACCCTGTAACCGTGGCTGCGCAGCATCGTCGCCACCACGTTCTTGCCCAGGTCGTGCAGGTCGCCCTCCACCGTGGCCAGAACCACCGTTCCTCTTTCGGCGGCCATTCCCGACTCCGCGATACGCGCCAGCTCCACCTCGCAGACCCGCTGGGCGGCGGAGGCGGCGGAAAGGAGCTGAGGCAGGAAATAGCGGCCTGAATCGTAAAGACGCCCGACCTCCGTCAACGCCGGGACGATTCCTCGATTGATGACCTCTGTGGGGTCCACCCCCGCCTCGTCTCTCGCCTTTCCCAGTTCCGCGGCCCGGTCGGGATCGCCCCGAATGACGGCGGCTCGAAGCTCCGACCACTCATCGCCGGCCCCTTCCTTCGTGTTCTTTTCTTCTCCCTCGGCATCTCCTGTCCGGGCCGGGGCCTGTCCTGGCAGGGGCAGAACGTTCAGAAAGGCATCGGCCAGAGACAAAAACTTTCGCGCGTCCCTGTCATGACCGCAGAGGAGATCTCCCACGACCGTCGTCTCCATGATTCCCCGGTCCAGCGGATTTGCGATGGCCACGTTCAGCCCCGCGCTCATGGCCATTGCCAGCCAGGTCCTGTTGATGACGCTTCTGGCGGGCATCCCGTGGGAAACGTTGCTCAGTCCCAGCATCGTGCAGCACCCCAGATCTCCGATGCGGCGCAGCGTTTCCAGTCCCACCCCCGGCGCGGAGGTATCGCTCCCCACCGTCATGCAGAGGGCGTCCACCACCAGCATAAAGCGGGGATACCCCATGCGGTCGGCAATGGAGACAATTCGTTCGACCAGCTTCATTCGTCCTTCGACACCCTCGGGAATGCCTTTTTCATCGAGAGGCAGCACGGCCAGCACGGCTCCGTACCGCTGAGCCAGGCGGATTCCTCTTTCAACTTCGGAGCCCTTCGCCGTGACGGAGTTGATCAGCGGAATGCCCGTACAGGCCCTCAGTCCCGCCTCGACCACCTCGGCGCGGTCGCTGTCAATGGACAAAGGCAGGTCCGAAGCCCCTTCGACGACGGCGACGGCCTGTTTCATCGTTTTGACCTGGTCGGTTCCCGGCAGACCGACGTTGATGTCCAGCAGATGGGCGCCCGCTTCGGACTGAGTTCGGGCCAGATCCCGCACCGGGCCCCAGGCTCCCGAGGCGATATGGGGTTTCACGGCAGGGCGGGAGGCGTTGATCCCCTCTCCCACCAGGGTGAGAGGCAGCCCTCTGCCTCCCGTCACCAGACGGCTGCGTCCGGCAAAGGGCAAAAGCTCCGGGCGGGACCGGGGCAGTACGGAAACACCGGTCAGACGATCCCTCAGAGCGGAAATGTGCCCGGGGGTCGTTCTGCAGCAGCCTCCCACCACCGTGGCGCCGGCTTTCACAAGACGTCCGGCGGCTTCGGCATATTCCTCCGGGCCCCACTGCACGGGGTCGTCAGGCAGTCCTCCGTTGGCGTACACGAAGACGGGGAGACCGGAATGCTCACGCAGCACGCCCACCGTTTCGATATAAGCGGCCGGCCCGACGCCGCAGTTGGCCCCCACGGCCACCGCTCCCGTCAGGCGGGCCCAGTGAGCGGCCACCTCGGGCGGAGTGCCCGTTACGGTGCGGCCCTGCTGCTCGAAGGTAAAACTGACCACAAAGGGAAATGTCTCGTCCAGTTCCTTCAGAGCCGCCACCGCGGCCTTTACCTCTCGCAGGTCCAGCGCCGTTTCGATCAGGATAAAGTCCGCGCCTCCGTCCATCAACCCCCTGAACTGGGGACGAAACGCGTCCATCGCCTCCTCGAAGGACAGAGCCCCGAAAGGTTCCAGGAGCTCCCCCAGAGGTCCGGCGCAACCGGCGACGAGGGCGTATTCTCCCGCAGCTTCACGGGCAATCCGGGCGGCGGCGGCGTTGATCTCCGCGGTTCGGGAGCTCAGTCCCCGATTGGCGAGCTTCAGGGAACTGCCTCCAAAGGAGTTCGTCTCCACGATATGAGCGCCCGCGTCGATATAGGCTTTGTGAACAGAACACACGACCTCCGGACTGTTCAGGTTCATCTCCTCCGGCAAAACCGGCGGAGCCCATCCTCTGTCCGCAAGCATCGTCCCCATGCCTCCGTCGAGCAGCAGCAGCTCCGACCCTTCCTTCAGGCATTTCAGGAGCGATTCCCGGTTCCGTCTCACCCTTGCCTCCGCGTTCGCCATTTCAGTCCTGTCTCCTCCCCGGTATTCCCTTCATATTCCCGTAATCATAACAGAAAAGAGCCAGCGGCTCTAATCTCTCGTCTGCCCCTCGCCATAAATGATGAATTTCGTGGAGGTCATCTGCTCGACGCCCATGGGTCCCCGGGCGTGCAGCTTCTGGGTGCTGATGCCCATCTCCGCGCCAAACCCGAAGACGCTCCCGTCCGTGAAACGGGTCGACGCGTTGACGTAAACGGCCGCCGCGTCAACCTCCGCAAGAAACGTCT includes the following:
- a CDS encoding homocysteine S-methyltransferase family protein — encoded protein: MANAEARVRRNRESLLKCLKEGSELLLLDGGMGTMLADRGWAPPVLPEEMNLNSPEVVCSVHKAYIDAGAHIVETNSFGGSSLKLANRGLSSRTAEINAAAARIAREAAGEYALVAGCAGPLGELLEPFGALSFEEAMDAFRPQFRGLMDGGADFILIETALDLREVKAAVAALKELDETFPFVVSFTFEQQGRTVTGTPPEVAAHWARLTGAVAVGANCGVGPAAYIETVGVLREHSGLPVFVYANGGLPDDPVQWGPEEYAEAAGRLVKAGATVVGGCCRTTPGHISALRDRLTGVSVLPRSRPELLPFAGRSRLVTGGRGLPLTLVGEGINASRPAVKPHIASGAWGPVRDLARTQSEAGAHLLDINVGLPGTDQVKTMKQAVAVVEGASDLPLSIDSDRAEVVEAGLRACTGIPLINSVTAKGSEVERGIRLAQRYGAVLAVLPLDEKGIPEGVEGRMKLVERIVSIADRMGYPRFMLVVDALCMTVGSDTSAPGVGLETLRRIGDLGCCTMLGLSNVSHGMPARSVINRTWLAMAMSAGLNVAIANPLDRGIMETTVVGDLLCGHDRDARKFLSLADAFLNVLPLPGQAPARTGDAEGEEKNTKEGAGDEWSELRAAVIRGDPDRAAELGKARDEAGVDPTEVINRGIVPALTEVGRLYDSGRYFLPQLLSAASAAQRVCEVELARIAESGMAAERGTVVLATVEGDLHDLGKNVVATMLRSHGYRVVDLGKNVPCAEIEKAARENNAEIVGLSALMTSTMFHMEENVETLHRNLPEVRVIVGGASVSDDYSVRIGADGYSPDAVGAVKLVASLLEKSKKKAD